From Virgibacillus ihumii, the proteins below share one genomic window:
- a CDS encoding MFS transporter, translating to MVSVKTRFWILISLVSISGFSQGMLLPLLAIILEQSGVSSSVNGLHATGLYIGVLLASPFIEKPMRKYGFKPVILVGGALVIISLTLFPFWQSLWFWFVLRVTIGIGDNMLHLGTQTWITTTSPKNIRGRNIAFYGLFFGLGFTVGPLMTKLLSINEALPFLLSALLSLIVWSTMFFVRNTWPEADESINTGTSTSMGRFIQTGKIAWVALLPAFGYGFLEATLHGIFPIYGLRIGHNVDILALIIPCFAGGSLITQIPLGVLSDRYGRRTILIGVLTLGIGSFLLAAFMETSVIGLFVSFALAGMFVGSLYSLSITYLSDILPSYLLPAGNLMTGISFSLGSITGPYLGGLFIEFVPEVSFFYMIAGVLVLILIATYFKKIPELQHS from the coding sequence ATGGTGTCGGTAAAAACCAGATTCTGGATCCTGATTTCGCTCGTATCCATTTCGGGATTCTCACAAGGAATGCTCCTGCCGCTGCTGGCAATCATTCTGGAGCAAAGCGGTGTATCATCGTCAGTCAACGGACTCCATGCCACAGGATTATATATCGGGGTACTGTTGGCCTCCCCTTTTATTGAAAAACCGATGCGCAAATACGGATTCAAACCCGTGATTCTTGTTGGCGGTGCACTGGTAATTATCTCCCTGACGTTATTTCCTTTTTGGCAGTCTCTCTGGTTCTGGTTCGTGCTGCGGGTGACCATAGGAATTGGAGATAATATGCTCCATCTCGGTACGCAAACATGGATAACGACAACTAGTCCCAAAAATATACGCGGCAGGAATATTGCCTTTTATGGCTTGTTTTTCGGACTTGGATTTACGGTCGGACCCTTAATGACAAAGTTGCTTTCGATTAACGAAGCACTTCCTTTTTTACTGTCAGCATTATTGAGCCTAATTGTCTGGTCAACCATGTTCTTCGTACGGAATACATGGCCGGAAGCGGATGAGTCAATCAATACGGGGACATCCACTTCCATGGGCCGATTCATTCAGACAGGTAAAATCGCTTGGGTAGCGCTTCTTCCGGCATTTGGGTATGGTTTTCTGGAAGCAACCCTTCATGGGATATTTCCGATATATGGTTTGCGGATAGGACATAATGTGGACATTCTGGCCCTGATCATTCCATGTTTTGCCGGCGGCAGCCTGATTACGCAAATCCCATTGGGCGTTTTAAGTGACCGTTATGGCAGGAGGACGATTTTGATTGGTGTTCTCACACTTGGCATCGGCAGTTTTCTTCTGGCAGCATTTATGGAGACATCCGTAATCGGCTTATTTGTTTCGTTTGCATTGGCGGGCATGTTTGTCGGCTCACTGTATTCATTAAGTATTACATACCTTTCAGACATCCTGCCGTCCTATTTGTTACCGGCCGGGAACCTGATGACCGGAATTTCGTTCAGTCTTGGAAGTATTACCGGTCCGTATTTAGGAGGACTGTTTATTGAATTTGTCCCTGAGGTTTCCTTCTTTTACATGATTGCAGGTGTGCTGGTACTGATCCTGATTGCTACCTACTTTAAAAAAATTCCTGAATTACAGCATAGTTGA